One Cynocephalus volans isolate mCynVol1 chromosome 7, mCynVol1.pri, whole genome shotgun sequence genomic region harbors:
- the BUB3 gene encoding mitotic checkpoint protein BUB3, with protein MTGSNEFKLNQPPEDGISSVKFSPNTSQFLLVSSWDTSVRLYDVPANSMRLKYQHTGAVLDCAFYDPTHAWSGGLDHQLKMHDLNTDQENLVGTHDAPIRCVEYCPEVNVMVTGSWDQTVKLWDPRTPCNAGTFSQPEKVYTLSVSGDRLIVGTAGRRVLVWDLRNMGYVQQRRESSLKYQTRCIRAFPNKQGYVLSSIEGRVAVEYLDPSPEVQKKKYAFKCHRLKENNIEQIYPVNAISFHNIHNTFATGGSDGFVNIWDPFNKKRLCQFHRYPTSIASLAFSNDGTTLAIASSYMYEMDDTEHPEDGIFIRQVTDAETKPKST; from the exons ATGACCGGTTCTAACGAGTTCAAGCTGAACCAGCCACCCGAGGATGGCATCTCCTCGGTGAAGTTCAGCCCCAACACCTCCCAGTTCCTGCTGGTCTCCTCCTGGGACACGTCTGTGCGCCTCTACGATGTGCCGGCCAACTCCATGCGGCTCAAGTACCAGCACACCGGCGCCGTCCTGGACTGTGCGTTCTAC gaTCCAACACATGCCTGGAGTGGAGGATTAGATCATCAATTGAAAATGCATGATTTGAACACTGATCAAG AAAATCTTGTTGGAACCCATGATGCCCCTATCAGATGTGTTGAATACTGTCCGGAAGTGAATGTGATGGTTACTGGAAGTTGGGATCAGACAGTTAAATTGTGGGATCCCAGAACTCCTTGTAATGCTGGGACCTTCTCTCAGCCTGAAAAG GTGTATACCCTCTCAGTGTCTGGTGACCGGCTGATTGTGGGAACAGCGGGCCGCAGAGTGTTGGTGTGGGATTTACGGAACATGGGCTACGTGCAGCAGCGCAGGGAGTCCAGCCTGAAATACCAGACTCGCTGCATACGAGCGTTTCCAAACAAGCAG GGTTATGTATTAAGCTCTATTGAAGGCCGAGTGGCAGTTGAGTACTTGGACCCAAGCCCTGAGGTACAGAAGAAGAAGTATGCCTTCAAATgtcacagactgaaagaaaataatattgagCAGATTTACCCGGTGAATGCCATTTCCTTTCACAATATCCACAATACATTTGCCACAG gtggttctgatggatttgtaaatatttgggATCCGTTTAACAAAAAGCGACTGTGCCAGTTCCATCGGTACCCCACCAGCATTGCATCACTTGCCTTCAGTAATGATGGGACTACCCTTGCAATAGCATCATCATATATGTATGAAATGGATGACACAGAACATCCTGAAGATGGTATCTTTATTCGCCAAGTGACAGATGCAGAAACAAAACCCAA GTCCACGTAA